In Microtus ochrogaster isolate Prairie Vole_2 unplaced genomic scaffold, MicOch1.0 UNK3, whole genome shotgun sequence, the following proteins share a genomic window:
- the Btbd3 gene encoding BTB/POZ domain-containing protein 3 isoform X2 produces the protein MAADIFPRKKPASSSSTTVQQHHQHNLCNNNLIPAPNWQGLYPTIRERNAVMFNNDLMADVHFVVGPPGGTQRLPGHKYVLAVGSSVFHAMFYGELAEDKDEIRIPDVEPAAFLAMLKYIYCDEIDLAADTVLATLYAAKKYIVPHLARACVNFLETSLSAKNACVLLSQSCLFEEPDLTQRCWEVIDAQAELALKSEGFCDIDFQTLESILRRETLNAKEIVVFEAALNWAEVECQRQDLALSIENKRKVLGKALYLIRIPTMALDDFANGAAQSGVLTLNETNDIFLWYTASKKPELQFVSKARKGLVPQRCHRFQSCAYRSNQWRYRGRCDSIQFAVDKRVFIAGFGLYGSSCGSAEYSAKIELKRQGVVLGQNLSKYFSDGSSNTFPVWFEYPVQIEPDTFYTASVVLDGNELSYFGQEGMTEVQCGKVTVQFQCSSDSTNGTGVQGGQIPELIFYA, from the exons atggctGCTGATATATTTCCCCGTAAGAAACCAGCCAGCTCCAGCAGCACCACTGTccagcagcaccaccagcacAATCTCTGTAACAACAACCTCATCCCAGCCCCCAACTGGCAGGGTCTTTATCCCACCATCAGAGAAAG AAATGCGGTGATGTTCAATAATGACTTGATGGCAGATGTACATTTTGTGGTTGGACCACCAGGTGGGACTCAGCGGTTGCCAGGACACAAA TATGTCTTAGCTGTTGGGAGCTCAGTGTTCCATGCAATGTTTTATGGAGAACTTGCTGAGGACAAAGATGAAATCCGAATACCGGACGTCGAACCTGCTGCTTTCCTCGCCATGCTGAA ATACATCTATTGTGATGAAATTGACTTGGCTGCGGACACAGTGCTGGCCACACTGTATGCTGCCAAAAAGTACATAGTTCCTCACCTTGCCAGAGCCTGTGTTAATTTcctggagaccagcctgagcgCCAAGAACGCCTGTGTGCTCCTGTCTCAGAGCTGCCTGTTTGAGGAGCCAGACCTGACACAGCGTTGCTGGGAGGTGATTGATGCTCAAGCCGAGTTAGCACTCAAGTCTGAGGGGTTCTGTGACATCGACTTCCAGACACTCGAAAGTATCCTCCGCAGGGAAACGCTGAATGCCAAAGAAATAGTGGTTTTTGAGGCAGCCCTAAACTGGGCTGAAGTAGAATGCCAGCGGCAAGATCTGGCCTTGAGCATTGAAAATAAACGCAAGGTCCTAGGAAAGGCACTGTACTTGATCCGCATCCCCACCATGGCCTTGGATGACTTTGCAAATGGTGCTGCGCAGTCCGGGGTATTAACTCTCAACGAGACCAATGACATCTTCCTCTGGTACACTGCATCCAAAAAACCAGAGCTGCAGTTTGTGAGTAAAGCCCGCAAGGGCCTGGTCCCCCAGCGTTGTCACCGATTCCAGTCATGTGCCTACCGGAGCAACCAGTGGCGCTATCGGGGTCGCTGTGACAGCATCCAGTTTGCAGTTGATAAGCGGGTGTTCATCGCAGGCTTTGGGCTGTATGGCTCCAGCTGTGGCTCTGCGGAGTACAGCGCCAAGATTGAACTCAAGCGACAGGGCGTTGTCCTGGGCCAGAACTTGAGCAAGTACTTCTCGGACGGATCCAGCAATACCTTCCCTGTGTGGTTTGAATACCCCGTGCAGATTGAGCCAGACACCTTCTACACAGCCAGCGTGGTGCTGGATGGCAATGAACTCAGCTACTTTGGACAAGAAGGCATGACGGAAGTTCAGTGTGGCAAGGTGACTGTCCAGTTTCAGTGCTCCTCAGACAGCACCAACGGCACTGGGGTACAGGGAGGGCAGATCCCCGAACTCATATTCTATGCCTGA
- the Btbd3 gene encoding BTB/POZ domain-containing protein 3 isoform X1 — protein MVDDKEKNMKCLTFFLMLPETVKNRSKKGSKKANSSGGGSSGSGGGSSGSGSKLPPVCYEIITLKTKKKKKMAADIFPRKKPASSSSTTVQQHHQHNLCNNNLIPAPNWQGLYPTIRERNAVMFNNDLMADVHFVVGPPGGTQRLPGHKYVLAVGSSVFHAMFYGELAEDKDEIRIPDVEPAAFLAMLKYIYCDEIDLAADTVLATLYAAKKYIVPHLARACVNFLETSLSAKNACVLLSQSCLFEEPDLTQRCWEVIDAQAELALKSEGFCDIDFQTLESILRRETLNAKEIVVFEAALNWAEVECQRQDLALSIENKRKVLGKALYLIRIPTMALDDFANGAAQSGVLTLNETNDIFLWYTASKKPELQFVSKARKGLVPQRCHRFQSCAYRSNQWRYRGRCDSIQFAVDKRVFIAGFGLYGSSCGSAEYSAKIELKRQGVVLGQNLSKYFSDGSSNTFPVWFEYPVQIEPDTFYTASVVLDGNELSYFGQEGMTEVQCGKVTVQFQCSSDSTNGTGVQGGQIPELIFYA, from the exons ATGGTAGAtgataaagaaaagaacatgaaatgTCTCACCTTCTTCTTGATGCTTCCAGAGACGGTAAAGAACAGGTCCAAGAAAGgttcaaagaaagcaaacagcagcggcggcggcagcagtggcagcggcggcggcagcagtgGCAGCGGCAGCAAGTTGCCCCCAGTTTGTTATGAAATAATTACCTTGAAgactaagaagaagaagaagatggctGCTGATATATTTCCCCGTAAGAAACCAGCCAGCTCCAGCAGCACCACTGTccagcagcaccaccagcacAATCTCTGTAACAACAACCTCATCCCAGCCCCCAACTGGCAGGGTCTTTATCCCACCATCAGAGAAAG AAATGCGGTGATGTTCAATAATGACTTGATGGCAGATGTACATTTTGTGGTTGGACCACCAGGTGGGACTCAGCGGTTGCCAGGACACAAA TATGTCTTAGCTGTTGGGAGCTCAGTGTTCCATGCAATGTTTTATGGAGAACTTGCTGAGGACAAAGATGAAATCCGAATACCGGACGTCGAACCTGCTGCTTTCCTCGCCATGCTGAA ATACATCTATTGTGATGAAATTGACTTGGCTGCGGACACAGTGCTGGCCACACTGTATGCTGCCAAAAAGTACATAGTTCCTCACCTTGCCAGAGCCTGTGTTAATTTcctggagaccagcctgagcgCCAAGAACGCCTGTGTGCTCCTGTCTCAGAGCTGCCTGTTTGAGGAGCCAGACCTGACACAGCGTTGCTGGGAGGTGATTGATGCTCAAGCCGAGTTAGCACTCAAGTCTGAGGGGTTCTGTGACATCGACTTCCAGACACTCGAAAGTATCCTCCGCAGGGAAACGCTGAATGCCAAAGAAATAGTGGTTTTTGAGGCAGCCCTAAACTGGGCTGAAGTAGAATGCCAGCGGCAAGATCTGGCCTTGAGCATTGAAAATAAACGCAAGGTCCTAGGAAAGGCACTGTACTTGATCCGCATCCCCACCATGGCCTTGGATGACTTTGCAAATGGTGCTGCGCAGTCCGGGGTATTAACTCTCAACGAGACCAATGACATCTTCCTCTGGTACACTGCATCCAAAAAACCAGAGCTGCAGTTTGTGAGTAAAGCCCGCAAGGGCCTGGTCCCCCAGCGTTGTCACCGATTCCAGTCATGTGCCTACCGGAGCAACCAGTGGCGCTATCGGGGTCGCTGTGACAGCATCCAGTTTGCAGTTGATAAGCGGGTGTTCATCGCAGGCTTTGGGCTGTATGGCTCCAGCTGTGGCTCTGCGGAGTACAGCGCCAAGATTGAACTCAAGCGACAGGGCGTTGTCCTGGGCCAGAACTTGAGCAAGTACTTCTCGGACGGATCCAGCAATACCTTCCCTGTGTGGTTTGAATACCCCGTGCAGATTGAGCCAGACACCTTCTACACAGCCAGCGTGGTGCTGGATGGCAATGAACTCAGCTACTTTGGACAAGAAGGCATGACGGAAGTTCAGTGTGGCAAGGTGACTGTCCAGTTTCAGTGCTCCTCAGACAGCACCAACGGCACTGGGGTACAGGGAGGGCAGATCCCCGAACTCATATTCTATGCCTGA